The following coding sequences lie in one Capsicum annuum cultivar UCD-10X-F1 chromosome 5, UCD10Xv1.1, whole genome shotgun sequence genomic window:
- the LOC107872029 gene encoding uncharacterized protein LOC107872029, which yields MNSENFSQIAPPVFDGENYHLWKIRMDTYLETLDLWESMEEDYDVILLPDNPTVAQIKSPRKRKSENQRQKQFCLLEEYAGDERIRGMKVLNLIREFELQKMKESETVKEYSDRLLSIGNNTQEQRRLMRQDSMVERASAANHKTQSKGNNYPLCQHFDKIGHPPFKCWKKPDAKCKICNQRGHEVVICKNKSEKYKADAQVTEEEEDHLFVATYSLTKKSNFWMIDSGCTNPMTYYKTLFKKFLPFKNKKIRIGNGDYIPIEGKENIAIKIISEDAHKPCKNKDELTDLFKRSNSIKAE from the exons atgaattctgaaaacttTTCCCAAATAGCTCCTCCAGTCTTTGATGGTGAGAATTACCATCTTTggaaaataagaatggatacttatCTTGAGACTTTAGATCTTTGGGAGTCTATGGAGGAGGATTATGATGTTATTCTGCTGCCCGATAATCCTACAGTGGCCCAGATCAAAAGCCcaaggaaaagaaaatcagaaaatcaaaggcaaaagCAATTTTGTTTGCTA GAAGAATATGCCGGAGATGAAAGAATACGAGGCATGAAGGTGTTGAATCTAATAAGGGAATTCGAAttgcaaaagatgaaggaatctgAGACTGTCAAAGAGTACTCAGACCGACTTCTTAGCATTGGTAACAAT ACGCAAGAGCAAAGGAGGCTTATGAGGCAAGATAGTATGGTTGAAAGAGCTTCGGCGGCCAACCACAAGACTCAAAGCAAGGGTAATAACTACCCACTTTGCCAGCACTTTGACAAAATAGGCCATCCTCCATTTAAATGTTGGAAGAAACCAGATGCAAAATGCAAGATTTGCAATCAACGTGGCCATGAAGTCGTGATTTGCAAAAacaaatctgaaaaatataaagcAGATGCCCAAGtcaccgaagaagaagaagatcacttATTTGTGGCAACATATTCTTTAACCAAGAAATCTAATTTTTGGATGATTGATAGTGGTTGTACAAACCCCATGACATATtacaaaactctttttaaaaagtttttgcctttcaaaaacaagaaaatcagAATTGGGAATGGTGACTATATTCCTATAGAAGGAAAAGAGAATATTGCaatcaaaataatttcagaaGATGCACACAAGCCTTGCAAGAACAAAGATGAATTGACAGatttattcaagaggtcaaattcaatcaaagcCGAGTAA